The following coding sequences are from one Niveibacterium umoris window:
- the flgL gene encoding flagellar hook-associated protein FlgL yields the protein MRVSTAMIYDNGTTQFQNRAGDLLKLQQQMSTGRRVVAPSDDPIAAATALTVQQSRDVNAAYTINRGAAKDSLQIVESKLSGVSELISYLKEKAVQAGNGALGPNDLKSIAVDVRARYDALLGLANSNDPQGGYLFAGFQTNTQPFVGNIASGVTYVGDQGSRSLQISDSRVVPVSNSGNEVFMDIPNLNGAFHTSAASTNTGAAVIDDGSVVGAYSGNQYQIVFTAPGSYDVYDVTAGGGPISTGSYTSGSSISFAGIQMSISGTPATGDKFNIDPGGYTDLFNTVSTFVGALENSTGPALNTQVVQTIGKLDKALDNVLRVTASIGSRVNEVQAADAVSSQADVQYAATVSRLTDLDYAKASSDVSQKTTALQAAQQAFIKTTGLSLFNYLG from the coding sequence ATGCGTGTCTCCACCGCGATGATCTACGACAACGGCACCACGCAGTTCCAGAACCGCGCGGGTGACTTGCTCAAACTGCAGCAGCAGATGTCGACCGGCCGGCGCGTGGTCGCGCCATCCGACGATCCGATCGCCGCGGCGACCGCCTTGACGGTGCAGCAGTCGCGTGACGTTAACGCCGCCTACACGATCAACCGCGGGGCCGCAAAGGATTCGCTACAGATTGTCGAGAGCAAGCTTTCCGGCGTGAGCGAACTCATCTCCTATCTCAAGGAAAAGGCCGTACAGGCGGGCAATGGGGCTCTTGGGCCGAACGATCTCAAATCGATCGCGGTCGATGTGCGGGCTCGTTACGACGCCCTGCTGGGCTTGGCGAACAGCAATGATCCGCAAGGGGGTTACCTTTTTGCCGGGTTTCAGACCAACACGCAGCCCTTTGTCGGCAATATCGCCAGCGGCGTGACCTACGTCGGTGACCAAGGCTCGCGTTCCCTGCAGATCAGTGATTCCCGCGTCGTGCCGGTGAGCAACTCGGGCAACGAGGTGTTCATGGACATCCCCAACCTCAACGGTGCGTTCCATACCTCGGCGGCATCGACCAATACCGGCGCCGCCGTGATCGACGACGGGTCGGTTGTCGGCGCCTATTCGGGCAACCAGTACCAGATCGTCTTTACCGCGCCAGGCAGTTACGACGTCTATGACGTAACGGCCGGCGGGGGGCCGATCTCGACCGGCTCCTACACGAGTGGTTCGTCAATCAGTTTTGCGGGCATCCAGATGTCGATTTCCGGCACGCCGGCGACGGGTGACAAGTTCAACATCGACCCGGGCGGCTATACAGACCTGTTCAATACAGTCAGCACCTTCGTCGGGGCACTCGAGAATTCCACCGGCCCGGCGCTCAACACACAGGTGGTGCAGACGATTGGCAAACTCGACAAGGCGCTGGACAACGTCTTGCGGGTGACCGCTTCGATCGGCTCGCGCGTCAATGAAGTCCAGGCGGCTGATGCGGTCAGTTCGCAGGCCGATGTCCAGTACGCGGCAACGGTCTCGCGCCTGACCGATCTCGACTATGCCAAAGCCAGTTCCGATGTCTCGCAGAAGACGACGGCCTTGCAGGCGGCCCAGCAGGCCTTCATCAAAACGACGGGTCTCTCGCTGTTCAACTATCTGGGTTGA
- the fliR gene encoding flagellar biosynthetic protein FliR gives MFTFSTTDWAAWLALYAYPAFRILAMLASAPIFNNVALPRHIRLIVGLAITMAIAPALPPSPAVAPGSFLVVGAIATEMMIGVAIGFTIRMVFVAVDLAGDLIGLQMGLSFAMFYDPSTAGQTTVLAQFLGLFASLIFLVLNGHLLMVETVVRSFEWLPAGGVGFHGDAAKIVARSATGIFVTGLMLALPAITTLLITNIALGVLTRAAPQLNLFALGFPITLTVGTLAVGACLPLLAGALQTLYERGFDTVGMFLKIAAGN, from the coding sequence ATGTTCACCTTCAGCACCACCGACTGGGCAGCATGGCTGGCGCTGTATGCCTACCCTGCGTTCCGGATTCTGGCGATGCTGGCCAGCGCGCCGATCTTCAACAACGTCGCCCTTCCCCGCCATATCCGGCTGATTGTCGGGCTTGCCATCACGATGGCGATTGCGCCCGCACTGCCGCCCTCACCGGCGGTGGCGCCCGGCTCATTTCTGGTGGTTGGCGCGATCGCGACCGAAATGATGATCGGCGTCGCCATCGGCTTCACGATCCGCATGGTGTTTGTCGCGGTGGATCTTGCCGGTGACCTTATCGGCCTGCAGATGGGCCTTTCCTTTGCCATGTTCTACGACCCCAGCACGGCGGGGCAGACGACGGTGCTGGCGCAATTCCTCGGCCTCTTTGCGTCGCTGATCTTCCTCGTCCTCAATGGCCATTTGCTGATGGTCGAAACGGTCGTACGCAGTTTCGAATGGCTGCCGGCGGGAGGCGTAGGCTTTCACGGCGATGCGGCAAAGATTGTCGCGCGCAGTGCGACCGGCATCTTCGTCACCGGCCTGATGCTCGCCCTGCCCGCGATCACAACGCTGTTGATCACAAACATCGCGCTCGGCGTGCTGACCCGCGCTGCGCCACAGCTGAACCTGTTTGCACTGGGCTTCCCGATCACGCTGACCGTGGGCACACTGGCCGTTGGCGCCTGCCTGCCGCTACTCGCCGGCGCGCTTCAAACGCTGTACGAACGCGGCTTCGACACCGTGGGCATGTTCCTGAAGATCGCGGCCGGCAACTGA
- the fliQ gene encoding flagellar biosynthesis protein FliQ: protein MTPTTVVALGRDAIEMVLMISAPPLIASLVVGLVLSIFQAATQINEMTLTFVPKVMVMFLTLLIAGPWMLTTMTDYIHRLYAAIPGLIG, encoded by the coding sequence ATGACACCCACCACCGTAGTTGCCCTCGGTCGCGACGCCATCGAAATGGTCTTGATGATTTCAGCGCCCCCGCTGATCGCCTCGCTGGTGGTCGGGCTGGTGCTTTCGATCTTTCAGGCAGCGACGCAGATCAACGAGATGACCCTCACTTTCGTGCCGAAAGTGATGGTGATGTTCCTGACCCTGCTGATCGCGGGCCCCTGGATGCTGACGACGATGACCGACTACATCCACCGCCTGTACGCGGCGATCCCCGGCCTGATTGGCTAG
- the fliP gene encoding flagellar type III secretion system pore protein FliP (The bacterial flagellar biogenesis protein FliP forms a type III secretion system (T3SS)-type pore required for flagellar assembly.), with protein MRLNRLRTLLALPLLALATPVLAQALPAFNSVPGPGGSQNYSITVQTLVMMTSLVFIPAVVLMMTSFTRIIIVLGLLRHALGTQTSPPNQVVMGLALFLTFFIMSPVADRVYQDAYKPLAEGRIEFDVALERASVPVKGFMLKQMREADLSLFAQLAKTPKVKKAEDLPMRVIIPAFVTSELKTAFQIGFIIFLPFLIIDMVVASVLMSMGMMMMSPVIVSLPFKLMLFVLVDGWNLVVATLVNSFA; from the coding sequence ATGAGGCTTAACCGGCTCCGCACCCTGCTGGCGCTGCCACTGCTGGCGCTGGCCACACCAGTGCTGGCGCAGGCGCTGCCCGCGTTCAACAGCGTCCCTGGCCCGGGCGGATCGCAGAACTACTCGATCACCGTACAGACGCTGGTGATGATGACCTCTCTGGTCTTCATCCCGGCGGTCGTGCTGATGATGACCAGCTTCACCCGCATCATCATCGTGCTTGGCCTGCTGCGTCACGCACTGGGCACCCAGACCTCGCCGCCCAATCAGGTCGTCATGGGGCTGGCCTTGTTCCTCACCTTCTTCATCATGAGCCCGGTGGCAGACCGGGTGTATCAGGACGCCTACAAGCCGCTCGCCGAGGGGCGCATCGAATTCGACGTGGCGCTGGAACGCGCGTCGGTACCGGTGAAAGGTTTCATGCTCAAGCAGATGCGCGAGGCCGACCTCTCGCTCTTCGCCCAACTCGCCAAGACGCCGAAGGTGAAGAAGGCGGAAGACCTGCCGATGCGAGTCATCATCCCGGCCTTCGTTACCAGCGAGTTGAAGACCGCCTTCCAGATCGGCTTCATCATCTTCTTGCCCTTCCTGATCATCGACATGGTGGTCGCCTCGGTGCTGATGTCGATGGGCATGATGATGATGTCGCCGGTCATCGTGTCGCTACCGTTCAAGTTGATGCTGTTCGTGCTGGTCGACGGCTGGAATCTGGTCGTGGCCACCCTCGTCAACAGCTTTGCCTAG
- the fliO gene encoding flagellar biosynthetic protein FliO, giving the protein MPKRIALALPFLIAPIGAYASVPDAGSSVLSMVIGLAVVLATLYGLLLALKRLQARSGNGQAQLSVIGGAAVGPRERVVLVEVGDTVLVLGVAPGRVSALHTLNSEDVPRATATPLESDFQRKLATLLKRGRHEA; this is encoded by the coding sequence ATGCCCAAACGAATTGCCCTTGCCCTGCCCTTTTTGATTGCGCCAATCGGTGCGTACGCATCCGTGCCGGACGCGGGCAGCAGCGTCCTCTCGATGGTTATCGGGCTCGCCGTGGTGCTCGCCACGCTGTATGGACTGCTGCTCGCGCTCAAACGCCTGCAGGCACGAAGCGGCAACGGGCAGGCGCAGCTCAGCGTCATCGGCGGTGCCGCGGTCGGGCCGCGCGAGCGCGTGGTGCTGGTCGAAGTGGGCGACACCGTGCTCGTACTCGGCGTTGCGCCGGGGCGGGTGAGCGCACTGCACACCTTGAATTCGGAAGACGTACCGCGCGCAACGGCAACACCGCTCGAAAGCGACTTCCAGCGCAAGCTGGCAACGCTGTTGAAAAGGGGCCGCCATGAGGCTTAA
- the fliN gene encoding flagellar motor switch protein FliN, whose amino-acid sequence MADEEQISEDDWAAAMQEQAVADAAMAEPAPEPARAAFPEFGAGEKPTSMNDFDMILDIPVQITVELGRTKLSIRNLLQLAHGSVVELDALAGEPMDVLVNGTLIAQGEVVVVNDKFGIRLTDIITPSERMRKVRGL is encoded by the coding sequence ATGGCTGACGAAGAACAAATCAGTGAAGACGACTGGGCAGCAGCGATGCAGGAACAGGCGGTGGCCGACGCGGCCATGGCCGAGCCGGCACCTGAGCCCGCGCGCGCGGCCTTCCCCGAATTCGGTGCCGGCGAAAAACCGACGTCGATGAACGACTTCGACATGATTCTGGACATCCCGGTCCAGATCACTGTCGAACTCGGTCGCACCAAACTCTCGATCCGCAACCTGCTGCAACTCGCGCACGGTTCGGTGGTGGAACTCGACGCGCTGGCCGGCGAACCGATGGATGTTCTGGTCAACGGTACGCTGATCGCGCAGGGTGAAGTGGTGGTCGTGAACGACAAGTTCGGCATCCGCCTCACCGACATCATCACGCCGTCCGAACGCATGCGTAAGGTACGCGGCCTCTGA
- the fliM gene encoding flagellar motor switch protein FliM produces the protein MAQDFLSQEEVDALLRGVTGETDEVDQGDADTSGIRNYNLATQERIVRGRMPTMELINERFARNLRIGLFNYMHRNTEVSVGPIKVQKYSEFVRNLVVPTNLNLIMVKPLRGTGLIVFDPNLVFLVVDNMFGGDGRFHTRVEGRDFTPTEQRIIRGLLQVVFSEMEKAWAPVFGIQFEYVRSEMNPQFANIATPSEIVVSMNFALEFGGTQADMHFCLPYSTVEPIRDLLYSTMQSDHLTQDKRWVGLMSKQIQSIELALTVDLGKTTVSLRDVVQFKAGDIIPLDIPDLVQGHVDGVPAFEGKHGISHGYHAVRIERLVPPEDREINLIAAKLGGHDG, from the coding sequence ATGGCACAAGACTTTCTCTCGCAGGAAGAGGTCGATGCGCTACTGCGTGGCGTCACCGGTGAAACCGATGAAGTCGACCAGGGCGATGCCGATACCAGCGGCATACGCAACTACAACCTGGCGACACAGGAGCGGATCGTTCGTGGGCGCATGCCCACGATGGAACTCATCAACGAGCGCTTCGCGCGCAACCTGCGCATCGGCCTGTTCAACTACATGCACCGCAACACCGAAGTGTCGGTGGGGCCGATCAAGGTGCAGAAGTACAGCGAGTTTGTCCGCAACCTGGTGGTGCCGACCAACCTCAACCTGATCATGGTGAAGCCGCTGCGCGGCACCGGCCTCATCGTGTTCGACCCGAACCTTGTGTTCCTGGTGGTCGACAACATGTTCGGCGGCGACGGTCGTTTTCACACCCGGGTTGAAGGTCGCGACTTCACGCCCACCGAGCAACGCATCATCCGCGGGCTGCTGCAGGTGGTGTTCTCGGAGATGGAAAAAGCCTGGGCGCCGGTGTTCGGCATCCAGTTCGAATATGTACGTTCGGAAATGAACCCGCAGTTCGCGAACATCGCAACGCCGAGCGAGATCGTCGTATCGATGAATTTCGCGCTGGAATTTGGCGGCACGCAGGCTGACATGCACTTCTGCCTGCCCTACTCCACAGTCGAACCGATCCGCGATCTGCTCTACAGCACGATGCAGTCCGATCACCTCACGCAGGACAAGCGCTGGGTCGGCCTGATGTCCAAGCAGATCCAGAGCATCGAACTGGCGCTGACGGTGGATCTGGGCAAGACCACGGTATCGCTGCGCGACGTGGTGCAATTCAAGGCGGGCGACATCATCCCGCTCGACATTCCGGATCTGGTACAGGGCCATGTGGATGGCGTACCGGCGTTCGAAGGAAAACACGGCATCAGCCACGGCTACCACGCCGTGCGGATCGAGCGGCTGGTGCCGCCGGAGGACCGCGAGATCAACCTGATCGCGGCGAAACTGGGAGGCCATGATGGCTGA
- the fliL gene encoding flagellar basal body-associated protein FliL, producing MSSKPAKPAAEGEAAPKKSKKMLVIIVVAALVVAIAAGGAFFLLSKKKKAAAEGEEEAAAEEKPAAHAVDPKAPPVFVPLEPFVVNLQPENGEQYLQVVLSFRVADAHTGDQIKALMPEIRHRILMLLSGKKASEIANPEGREALAGEIREEANTSLGYEKPKKKKKGGDEGEGGPIVAVLFTSFIVQ from the coding sequence ATGTCGAGCAAGCCCGCTAAACCCGCCGCCGAAGGCGAAGCCGCTCCGAAAAAGAGCAAGAAGATGCTGGTCATCATCGTCGTCGCGGCGCTGGTGGTGGCGATTGCTGCAGGTGGCGCCTTCTTCCTGCTCAGCAAGAAGAAGAAAGCCGCGGCGGAAGGTGAAGAAGAAGCGGCTGCAGAAGAAAAACCCGCCGCGCATGCGGTGGATCCGAAGGCGCCGCCGGTGTTCGTGCCGCTCGAACCCTTCGTAGTGAATCTGCAACCGGAAAACGGCGAACAGTACTTGCAGGTGGTTTTGTCCTTCCGGGTCGCGGACGCCCACACTGGCGACCAGATCAAGGCACTGATGCCGGAGATCCGCCACCGCATCCTGATGCTGCTGTCGGGCAAGAAGGCCTCCGAGATCGCTAACCCGGAGGGCCGCGAAGCGCTTGCCGGCGAGATCAGGGAAGAGGCAAACACGTCGCTGGGTTACGAGAAGCCGAAGAAGAAGAAAAAAGGCGGCGACGAGGGTGAAGGCGGGCCAATCGTGGCCGTGCTGTTCACATCATTCATCGTTCAGTAA
- a CDS encoding flagellar hook-length control protein FliK, translated as MSALNTVTPSPMPAAVAPTSPVQGSAPANASEQRTQGDQQGSFANTLDAKVKANQGAQSQPPQGKAVDGKGSAEQSDDAQASGEDPAQLAQIAAALLAAFGATPNADKAVEATPAASIAPAATEPAAAASDASALPQAGNLLPTAAVTAAANGAQPGANNAPPTATGNAPANSGQSGRANLLPTATVPAAAVGAQPGASSADPDGGKIGATLFSSQVSSTATSDHPKATDINAAQSVLATVRADSAAAITAQSSKEALASAVPTQKLLATDTPIQAGDATQAAAQALSATTASRTAEAARTDAPQFAVRTPVSQQGWADDVGNRMVWMAGKELGRAELILTPPHLGRVEITLHVNGDQTTASFVTATPAAREAIEQSLPRLRELMTDAGLSLGQVNVSANSTKDPSQENPGWSGGSRTGSRTQMDEGDVIPAASRAVWSAGRGMIDTFA; from the coding sequence ATGTCAGCACTGAACACTGTCACCCCAAGCCCGATGCCCGCTGCAGTCGCACCGACGTCACCGGTACAGGGGAGCGCGCCAGCAAACGCGTCCGAACAGCGCACACAAGGCGATCAGCAAGGCAGCTTTGCCAATACGCTGGACGCCAAGGTCAAGGCGAACCAAGGCGCGCAAAGCCAGCCGCCACAAGGCAAGGCTGTCGACGGCAAGGGTTCCGCCGAGCAGTCTGACGACGCGCAGGCGAGCGGTGAAGACCCGGCGCAACTGGCGCAGATCGCGGCTGCCCTGCTCGCCGCATTCGGCGCCACACCCAATGCGGACAAAGCCGTCGAGGCAACGCCCGCCGCCAGCATCGCGCCTGCCGCAACCGAGCCCGCGGCAGCGGCAAGCGATGCCAGCGCCTTGCCGCAAGCCGGCAATCTGCTGCCGACAGCGGCAGTAACTGCCGCAGCGAATGGCGCGCAGCCTGGGGCAAACAATGCGCCTCCGACTGCGACAGGAAATGCACCGGCTAACAGTGGGCAATCCGGCAGAGCCAACTTGCTTCCAACTGCGACAGTGCCGGCAGCGGCTGTCGGCGCGCAACCAGGCGCCAGCTCAGCAGATCCCGATGGCGGCAAGATTGGTGCGACGCTTTTCTCCTCGCAGGTGTCATCTACGGCAACATCTGATCATCCGAAGGCGACCGACATCAACGCCGCCCAGTCAGTGCTTGCGACCGTGCGCGCAGACAGTGCCGCGGCAATCACTGCACAGTCCAGTAAAGAAGCGCTGGCCAGTGCGGTGCCTACGCAGAAACTGCTTGCCACCGACACGCCCATCCAGGCGGGGGATGCCACGCAAGCCGCCGCGCAAGCCTTGTCGGCCACGACGGCGTCGCGCACCGCCGAGGCCGCCCGAACCGACGCACCGCAGTTCGCGGTCCGTACGCCGGTGTCGCAGCAAGGCTGGGCCGACGATGTCGGCAATCGGATGGTGTGGATGGCCGGCAAGGAACTGGGCCGCGCAGAGTTGATCCTGACGCCACCGCATCTGGGGCGCGTCGAGATCACGCTGCATGTGAATGGCGACCAGACCACCGCCAGCTTCGTGACGGCAACGCCCGCCGCGCGTGAAGCCATCGAGCAGTCCTTGCCGCGCTTGCGTGAGTTGATGACTGACGCCGGGCTGAGCCTGGGGCAGGTCAACGTGAGCGCAAACAGCACGAAAGACCCGTCGCAGGAGAACCCCGGATGGTCCGGTGGATCGCGCACGGGCAGCCGGACACAAATGGATGAAGGTGACGTGATTCCCGCTGCGAGTCGGGCCGTGTGGTCTGCAGGCAGGGGAATGATTGACACCTTCGCTTGA
- the fliJ gene encoding flagellar export protein FliJ, translating into MANALQTLLELAQNRMDDAAKRLGELLASGQAHEQKLEILVQYRAEYHERFKSAAQTGISPDAWRNYSTFLAKLDEAVFEQEQVVARARDQVVAGKQAWVDERNRKKAFDTLASRQQAHALRKEHRAEQRITDEHSAKLYRGKSQDADDESEAGE; encoded by the coding sequence ATGGCCAACGCACTGCAAACCCTTCTCGAACTCGCCCAAAACCGCATGGACGATGCGGCAAAGCGCCTTGGCGAATTGCTGGCGAGCGGGCAAGCGCATGAGCAGAAGCTCGAGATCCTGGTGCAATACCGCGCCGAATACCACGAGCGCTTCAAGTCCGCAGCGCAAACCGGCATATCGCCGGATGCCTGGCGCAACTATTCAACCTTCCTCGCCAAGCTCGATGAAGCCGTGTTCGAGCAGGAGCAGGTCGTCGCCCGCGCGCGCGATCAGGTCGTCGCAGGCAAGCAGGCCTGGGTGGATGAACGCAATCGCAAGAAGGCTTTCGACACCCTCGCCTCGCGCCAGCAAGCCCACGCCCTGCGCAAGGAACACCGCGCCGAGCAGCGCATCACAGACGAGCACTCCGCCAAGCTTTATCGCGGCAAATCGCAGGACGCTGACGACGAGTCCGAGGCCGGCGAATAG
- the fliI gene encoding flagellar protein export ATPase FliI, which produces MSRLATSWRDYLVDCGKMASVATPYQVAGRLTRINGLVMEASGLKLPLGSGCRILIPGGGSVEAEVVGFTGDKLYMMPTDDVFGLAPGAQVVPNDPAQPKLTTTERVEPRRRASDRAKHLPVGDELLGRVVDGAGRPLDGHGPLQVKHTRSLQSRPFNPLSRAPIDASLDVGIRAINAMLTIGRGQRMGLFAGSGVGKSVLISMMARYTEAEVIVVGLIGERGREVKEFIEQNLGVAGRARSVVVAAPADTSPLMRLQGAAYATTIAEHFRDQGKQVLLIMDSLTRYAMAQREIALAIGEPPVTRGYPPSVFARLPALVERAGNGPEGGGSITAFYTVLAEGDDQQDPIADAARAILDGHIVLSRALADQGHYPAIDIEQSISRAMHNLIKPTHFELVRRFKQLFSRYQRSRDLIAVGAYQPGSDVLLDEAVRAYPQLEAFLQQGIDERAGYEQSLAALHTLFGVET; this is translated from the coding sequence ATGAGCCGCCTCGCCACCTCCTGGCGTGACTATCTGGTCGATTGCGGCAAGATGGCCAGCGTCGCCACGCCCTACCAGGTCGCCGGCCGCCTGACCCGCATCAACGGGCTGGTGATGGAAGCCTCCGGGCTGAAACTGCCGCTCGGGTCGGGCTGTCGCATCCTGATTCCGGGCGGGGGCTCGGTCGAAGCCGAAGTGGTCGGCTTCACCGGCGACAAGCTCTACATGATGCCGACCGACGATGTGTTCGGTCTGGCCCCCGGCGCACAGGTAGTGCCCAACGACCCCGCGCAACCCAAGCTCACCACCACAGAACGGGTGGAACCACGCCGCCGCGCGTCTGACCGTGCCAAGCACTTGCCGGTGGGCGATGAACTGCTTGGCCGCGTCGTCGATGGCGCCGGCCGCCCGCTCGACGGCCACGGCCCGCTGCAGGTCAAGCACACCCGCTCGCTGCAGAGTCGCCCCTTCAATCCGCTCTCGCGCGCACCGATCGACGCCAGCCTCGATGTCGGAATCCGCGCCATCAACGCGATGCTGACGATCGGCCGCGGCCAGCGGATGGGATTGTTCGCCGGCTCCGGCGTCGGCAAGTCGGTGCTGATCAGCATGATGGCCCGCTACACCGAAGCCGAGGTGATTGTCGTCGGGCTGATCGGCGAACGCGGCCGCGAAGTGAAGGAGTTCATCGAGCAGAACCTGGGCGTCGCGGGCCGGGCCCGCTCGGTGGTGGTGGCCGCGCCGGCCGACACCAGCCCGCTGATGCGCCTGCAGGGTGCCGCTTACGCCACCACCATCGCCGAACATTTCCGCGATCAGGGCAAACAGGTGCTGCTGATCATGGACTCGCTGACCCGTTACGCAATGGCCCAGCGCGAGATCGCGCTGGCGATCGGCGAACCACCTGTGACCCGCGGCTACCCGCCGTCGGTATTCGCGCGCCTGCCGGCGCTGGTGGAACGGGCCGGCAATGGCCCGGAAGGCGGCGGTTCGATCACCGCCTTCTACACGGTGCTGGCGGAAGGTGACGATCAGCAGGATCCGATCGCGGACGCGGCCCGCGCAATCCTCGACGGCCACATCGTGTTGTCGCGCGCGCTGGCCGATCAGGGGCACTACCCGGCGATCGACATCGAGCAATCGATCTCGCGCGCGATGCACAACCTGATCAAGCCGACGCACTTCGAACTGGTGCGGCGATTCAAGCAGCTCTTCTCGCGCTACCAGCGCTCACGCGACCTGATCGCGGTTGGCGCCTACCAGCCAGGCTCGGATGTTCTGCTCGATGAGGCAGTACGTGCCTACCCGCAGCTGGAGGCTTTTCTGCAGCAAGGCATCGACGAACGCGCCGGTTATGAACAAAGCCTTGCCGCCCTGCACACCTTGTTCGGCGTTGAAACCTGA
- a CDS encoding flagellar assembly protein FliH: protein MSTDLVIRATQAAGAYRRVQFEDFGRPSQPEPEVAPVLAEPEPAVLPPEPEPAELPQGNGQIEIAPGIHLPTADEVEQIHQEAYKAGYDIGYEEGSARGRLEAAELHQLLSQFDENLSHFDETVGAEILALALEVARLVVRDHVVHRPESLLIVVREALNQMPQQHATLHVHTEDSALVRQYLGEQYAHAGHRIIEDDSVERGGCRIEVAGTHLDATVATRWRRVVENLSREHPWEDD from the coding sequence ATGTCGACCGATCTCGTCATCCGTGCAACACAGGCAGCCGGCGCCTACCGCCGGGTCCAGTTCGAGGACTTCGGCAGACCGTCCCAACCCGAGCCCGAGGTGGCGCCGGTTCTTGCCGAGCCAGAGCCAGCGGTGCTGCCGCCGGAACCCGAGCCCGCAGAATTGCCGCAAGGCAACGGACAGATCGAGATTGCGCCGGGCATCCATCTGCCCACCGCCGACGAGGTCGAACAGATCCACCAGGAGGCCTACAAGGCCGGCTACGACATCGGGTACGAGGAAGGCAGCGCGCGCGGTCGCCTGGAAGCGGCGGAGCTGCATCAGTTGCTGAGCCAGTTCGACGAGAACCTGAGCCACTTCGACGAAACGGTGGGCGCGGAAATCCTGGCCCTGGCACTCGAGGTGGCGCGCCTGGTGGTGCGCGATCATGTCGTGCATCGCCCCGAATCGCTGCTGATTGTCGTGCGCGAGGCGCTGAACCAGATGCCCCAGCAACACGCGACGCTGCATGTGCATACCGAAGACTCGGCCCTCGTCCGCCAGTACCTCGGCGAGCAGTACGCCCACGCTGGCCACCGCATCATCGAGGATGACAGCGTCGAACGCGGCGGCTGCAGAATCGAGGTGGCCGGCACGCATCTCGACGCAACGGTCGCGACCCGCTGGCGCCGCGTGGTCGAAAACCTGTCGCGCGAACATCCCTGGGAAGACGACTGA
- the fliG gene encoding flagellar motor switch protein FliG encodes MSDAEEGINKAALLLLTLGPDEAADILKHMTPREVQKLGLAMTKLTPQGREAIEALINEVAIYAAKSSPVQADDEKIRIMLTKALGDERAANLLSRVLQGSDTAGIESLKWMDAATAADLIKNEHPQIIATILVHLEFDHAGEILKHFTERQRNDVLLRIATLDGVQPTALKELNEALTRVLSGSTQLKKTSIGGVRHAADILNFVGSAAETAILDNVREYDPDLAQRILDEMFVFDNLMDVDDRGIQTILREVQSDQLVIALKGANPEMREKVFKNMSQRAAEMLREDLESKGPVRLSEVEASQKEILKIARRLAEEGQIQLGGKGGDDFV; translated from the coding sequence ATGAGCGACGCTGAAGAGGGAATCAACAAAGCCGCGCTGCTCTTGCTCACGCTCGGCCCGGACGAAGCGGCCGACATCCTCAAGCACATGACGCCGCGCGAGGTGCAGAAGCTCGGTCTGGCGATGACCAAGCTCACCCCGCAAGGCCGCGAGGCCATCGAGGCGCTGATCAACGAAGTCGCGATCTATGCCGCGAAGAGCTCGCCGGTACAGGCGGACGACGAGAAGATCCGCATCATGCTGACCAAGGCGCTCGGCGACGAGCGGGCGGCCAACCTGCTCTCTCGCGTGCTGCAAGGCTCGGATACGGCCGGCATCGAGTCGCTGAAGTGGATGGACGCCGCCACCGCGGCCGACCTGATCAAGAACGAGCACCCGCAGATCATCGCCACGATCCTGGTGCACCTGGAGTTCGACCACGCCGGCGAGATCCTGAAGCACTTCACCGAGCGCCAGCGCAACGACGTGCTCCTGCGCATCGCCACGCTGGACGGGGTTCAACCGACCGCGCTGAAAGAGCTGAACGAGGCACTGACGCGTGTGCTGTCGGGTTCCACCCAGCTCAAGAAGACCTCGATCGGCGGCGTGCGCCACGCGGCGGACATCCTCAACTTCGTCGGCAGTGCCGCTGAGACCGCGATCCTCGACAATGTGCGCGAGTACGACCCGGATCTGGCGCAGCGCATCCTCGACGAGATGTTCGTCTTCGACAACCTGATGGACGTGGACGATCGCGGGATCCAGACGATCCTGCGCGAAGTGCAGTCCGACCAGCTGGTCATCGCGCTCAAGGGCGCCAACCCGGAAATGCGCGAGAAGGTGTTCAAGAACATGTCGCAGCGTGCTGCCGAAATGCTGCGCGAAGACCTCGAATCGAAAGGCCCGGTGCGCCTCTCCGAGGTGGAAGCCTCGCAGAAGGAAATCCTCAAGATCGCCCGCCGCCTCGCCGAGGAAGGCCAGATCCAGCTGGGCGGCAAGGGCGGCGACGACTTCGTCTGA